A window of bacterium contains these coding sequences:
- a CDS encoding helix-turn-helix domain-containing protein: MVRALALHRGKVGEAARHLGIPRPQLSRLLSYHHLQKEPV, encoded by the coding sequence ATCGTCCGAGCCCTGGCCCTGCATCGGGGCAAGGTCGGCGAGGCGGCCCGCCACCTCGGCATTCCCCGGCCCCAGCTTTCGCGGCTGCTGAGCTACCATCACCTCCAAAAAGAGCCGGTCTAA